A region of Dioscorea cayenensis subsp. rotundata cultivar TDr96_F1 unplaced genomic scaffold, TDr96_F1_v2_PseudoChromosome.rev07_lg8_w22 25.fasta BLBR01002168.1, whole genome shotgun sequence DNA encodes the following proteins:
- the LOC120257499 gene encoding stemmadenine O-acetyltransferase-like, producing the protein MMLQVEIKSKETIKPSSPTPPNHPPIQLSSLDHTSPHVYAHILLFYSTTINPNHLKTSLSTTLLNFSPLAGRIHRSNSDDTLYVHCTDDGAVFIEAEAHQAFNLQSFLTASSSSIDDFRKLLPIKKEHFNLLLEDPLLAVQLTVFDSGGHVLGLSMSHLIADGASMAIFLKHWSSISRSDATNIINGSLPNFHSASLLFSPSEPWPETVQLVKSSSDNGGEVAIRRFVIDKEGVERLRVSKQGWRPTRVEAVNGLFWRCLRRANVSMADGHVVSLVVNLRKRMGSKLSINESFGNLWVGVNVVSSECERLEEALREAVTSVDEEYVQKLIEGKMKKRSACWILNSWCRMGFYESSDFGSGEAIWVACGSREVKNVCLLIDAKDGVGVEVWVWLDVDEMERLERDTELLDFVSFVGR; encoded by the coding sequence ATGATGTTGCAAGTTGAAATCAAATCCAAAGAAACCATTAAACCTTCATCACCAACTCCTCCAAACCATCCACCAATCCAACTCTCTTCTCTTGATCACACTTCACCCCATGTCTACGCTCACATCCTCCTCTTCTACTCCACCACCATCAATCCCAACCATCTCAAGACCTCTCTTTCCACCACTCTCCTCAACTTCTCCCCCCTCGCCGGCCGTATTCACCGTTCAAACTCCGATGATACTCTCTACGTCCACTGCACCGATGACGGTGCCGTCTTCATCGAAGCTGAAGCTCATCAAGCTTTTAACCTCCAGTCCTTTCTCAcagcttcttcatcttccattgATGACTTCAGAAAGCTTTTGCCAATCAAGAAGGAAcatttcaatttattattagaAGACCCTCTTCTTGCAGTGCAACTCACAGTGTTTGATTCTGGTGGTCATGTTCTTGGCCTCTCTATGTCTCACCTCATTGCTGATGGTGCTTCAATGGCCATATTCCTCAAACATTGGTCTTCCATTTCCAGATCAGATGCAACCAATATTATTAATGGCTCATTACCAAACTTTCACTCTGCTTCCTTGTTATTCTCTCCCAGTGAACCTTGGCCTGAAACAGTGCAATTGGTAAAAAGCTCATCAGATAATGGTGGTGAGGTAGCCATCAGAAGGTTTGTGATTGATAAGGAAGGAGTAGAGAGATTGAGAGTAAGCAAACAAGGGTGGCGGCCGACAAGAGTGGAAGCCGTGAATGGGCTCTTTTGGCGGTGTCTCCGGCGAGCCAATGTGTCAATGGCCGACGGTCATGTAGTGTCACTAGTAGTAAACCTTAGAAAAAGGATGGGATCAAAGCTTTCCATTAATGAAAGCTTTGGTAACCTTTGGGTTGGTGTTAATGTGGTTAGTAGTGAGTGTGAGAGACTTGAGGAAGCATTGAGGGAAGCTGTGACAAGTGTGGATGAAGAGTATGTGCAAAAGTTGATTGAagggaagatgaagaagaggagtgCATGTTGGATACTTAATAGTTGGTGTAGGATGGGGTTTTATGAGAGTAGTGATTTTGGAAGTGGGGAAGCAATTTGGGTGGCTTGTGGAAGTAGAGAAGTAAAGAATGTTTGCTTGTTGATTGATGCAAAGGATGGAGTGGGAGTTGaggtttgggtttggttggaTGTGGATGAGATGGAGAGGCTTGAGAGGGACACTGAGTtacttgattttgtttcatttgtgGGAAGGTGA
- the LOC120257521 gene encoding BAHD acyltransferase At5g47980-like — translation MLKVQIKSKENIKPSSPTSPNHPPIQLSSLDHITPQIYTHILLFYSSTINPNHLKTSLSTTLLHFSPLAGRIHRSSSNGTLYVHCTDEGAVFVEAEAHQAYTIQSFLTSDHHASSSSPINEFPELLPIKKDHFNLSDPLLAVQLTVFDSGGFVLGLSMCHLIADGASMALFLKQWSSISRSGATINGSLPIFDSASLFSPQPWSASTVEKPQDDEQDENTITKVSIIKRFVIDKEGVERLRISKQSWRPTRVQAVLGLVWRCLRRAKLSGNHVSQVVNIRNKKMNMVSMLSEKDFGNLWVSVMVSTSSDHQCERIEEEEALREAVTSVNEEYVRNFIEGKVKKSDACWIFTSWCRMGFYESSDFGWGEPDWVGCGLREMKDVCMLIDAKDGVGVEVWVWLDEDGMKKLECDLEFLSFVSF, via the coding sequence ATGTTGAAggttcaaataaaatcaaaagaaaacatcaaacctTCATCACCAACCTCTCCAAACCATCCACCAATCCAACTCTCTTCTCTTGATCACATTACACCTCAAATCTACACACACATCCTCCTCTTCTACTCCTCTACCATCAATCCCAACCATCTCAAGACCTCTCTCTCCACCACTCTCCTCCACTTCTCCCCCCTCGCCGGCCGTATCCACCGTTCAAGCTCCAACGGCACTCTCTACGTCCACTGCACCGACGAAGGTGCCGTCTTCGTCGAAGCTGAAGCTCATCAAGCTTATACCATCCAGTCCTTTCTCACATCTGATCATcatgcttcttcttcatctcccatTAATGAATTCCCAGAGCTCTTGCCAATCAAGAAAGACCACTTCAACCTATCAGACCCTCTTCTTGCAGTGCAACTCACTGTGTTTGATTCTGGTGGCTTTGTTCTTGGCCTCTCCATGTGTCACCTCATTGCTGATGGTGCTTCAATGGCCTTGTTCCTCAAACAATGGTCTTCCATTTCAAGATCAGGTGCAACCATTAATGGCTCACTACCAATCTTTGACTCTGCTTCCTTATTCTCTCCTCAGCCTTGGTCAGCATCCACAGTGGAAAAACCACAAGATGATGAACAAGATGAGAATACTATTACCAAAGTGTCCATAATTAAAAGGTTTGTGATTGATAAGGAAGGAGTAGAGAGATTGAGAATAAGCAAACAAAGCTGGCGGCCAACGAGAGTACAAGCTGTGTTGGGGTTGGTTTGGAGATGTCTCCGGCGAGCTAAGTTGTCCGGTAATCATGTATCACAAGTAGTGAACATTCGAAATAAGAAGATGAACATGGTTTCAATGCTTTCGGAGAAGGATTTCGGTAACCTCTGGGTTAGTGTTATGGTTAGTACTAGTAGTGATCATCAGTGTGAGAGAATTGAGGAAGAAGAAGCATTGAGAGAAGCTGTGACAAGTGTGAATGAAGAGTATGTTAGGAATTTTATTGAAGGGAAGGTGAAGAAGAGTGATGCATGTTGGATATTTACAAGTTGGTGTAGGATGGGGTTTTATGAGAGTAGTGATTTTGGATGGGGAGAACCTGATTGGGTTGGATGTGGATTAAGGGAGATGAAGGATGTTTGCATGTTGATTGATGCAAAGGATGGAGTGGGAGTTGaggtttgggtttggttggaTGAGGATGGGATGAAGAAGCTTGAGTGTGATCTTGAGtttcttagttttgtttctttttaa
- the LOC120257525 gene encoding two-component response regulator ORR26-like, with protein MPGENAGHLTTRAEAFPYGLRVLVVDDDPTWLKILEKMLKKCSYEVTTCGLARVALHILRERKDKFDIVISDVNMPDMDGFKLLEHVGLEMDLPVIMMSVDGETSRVMKGVQHGACDYLLKPVRLKELRNIWQHVYRKKIHEVREIESHDSSEDIQLLRSRYEEFDENKVFGGVDSVRKRKDMDNKDLADQEYGDSSAAKKARVVWTVDLHQKFVDAVNQIGFDKVGPKKILDLMSVPGLTRENVASHLQKYRLYLSRIQKQNEVRIPSRNTQSEFCPKDPAPPPPPPPLMTQSSISTQQNSVASRYVGTTQKIQAQGIFSDIQVDDLKSIVSVQVTDAKKGLRSDFIDPPKINSVSQLDVLVSFMPNVDYRPLEQAISKQQPPSSNIAVKQVMQYPKNNIENGGLPQGFSILPQPNQEHKPLDHFHTAPPLISRTCTTTEREKTGITNIKPVSMDHRKTISPITCAIDSVSVHVEHGITNSQAFTMPPELTSLQRTESLYLDQPGNYGLLSTSQESSMENGVGLVSFPDDLQLYSLQGYGCLENVGLNGMGIFEYDSMSLTEVHGNLFDAGEFDLKQFYDTTDYPPLDGCLFT; from the exons ATGCCTGGGGAGAACGCTGGTCATCTTACCACCAGGGCGGAAGCCTTTCCTTATGGGCTTCGGGTCCTCGTTGTTGATGATGATCCTACTTGGTTGAAAATCCTTGAAAAGATGCTCAAGAAGTGCTCCTATGAAG TAACTACATGTGGTTTAGCAAGAGTTGCTCTACATATTCTCCgggaaagaaaagataaatttgaCATTGTGATCAGTGATGTCAATATGCCTGACATGGATGGTTTCAAGCTTCTTGAGCATGTTGGACTTGAGATGGATCTTCCTGTTATCA TGATGTCTGTCGATGGGGAAACAAGTAGAGTTATGAAAGGTGTTCAACATGGTGCTTGTGATTATCTTCTTAAGCCTGTAAGGTTGAAAGAACTGCGCAATATATGGCAACATGTTTACAGAAAGAAAATACATGAGGTGAGAGAGATTGAAAGTCATGATAGCAGCGAAGATATTCAACTACTAAGGAGTAGATATGAGGAGTTTGATGAAAATAAAGTATTTGGCGGAGTCGACTCTGTAAGGAAGAGGAAAGATATGGATAACAAAGATCTAGCTGACCAAGAATATGGTGATTCTTCTGCTGCAAAGAAGGCAAGGGTAGTTTGGACTGTGGATCTTCACCAGAAGTTTGTCGATGCTGTAAATCAGATTGGATTTGATA AAGTTGGTCCTAAAAAAATACTCGACTTGATGAGTGTTCCTGGGCTAACAAGAGAAAATGTTGCAAGCCACCTTCAG AAATACCGTCTCTACTTGAGCAGAATACAAAAGCAGAATGAAGTGCGAATTCCTAGCAGAAATACACAGTCAGAATTCTGTCCGAAGGACCCCGCTCCCCCTCCACCTCCTCCGCCTCTGATGACTCAGAGCTCCATTTCTACGCAACAAAACAGTGTGGCCAGCAGATATGTCGGCACTACTCAGAAAATACAAGCTCAAGGGATTTTCTCAGATATTCAGGTCGATGACTTGAAGAGCATTGTCTCCGTGCAAGTAACCGATGCCAAAAAAGGCTTAAGAAGTGATTTTATTGACCCTCCAAAGATAAATAGTGTTTCTCAGTTAGACGTATTGGTTTCCTTCATGCCTAATGTCGATTACAGGCCCTTGGAACAAGCAATATCAAAGCAGCAACCTCCGAGCAGCAACATTGCAGTGAAGCAAGTTATGCAGTATCCGAAAAACAACATTGAGAATGGTGGTCTACCGCAAGGCTTCTCCATCTTACCTCAGCCTAACCAAGAACACAAACCGTTGGATCATTTTCACACGGCGCCGCCTCTCATCTCAAGGACCTGCACTACTACTGAAAGAGAGAAAACTGGAATCACTAACATCAAGCCTGTGTCTATGGATCACAGAAAAACTATATCTCCGATTACATGCGCAATAGACTCAGTCTCAGTTCATGTTGAACATGGAATTACAAATTCTCAAGCATTCACCATGCCACCCGAGCTCACTAGCTTGCAAAGAACAGAGTCATTGTACTTGGATCAACCTGGAAACTATGGTTTGTTATCGACATCACAAGAATCAAGTATGGAAAATGGAGTTGGATTGGTTTCCTTTCCTGATGACTTGCAGTTATATTCTCTTCAAGGCTATGGCTGCTTAGAGAACGTCGGCCTTAATGGCATGGGAATTTTCGAATACGACTCAATGTCATTGACAGAAGTTCACGGTAACTTGTTCGATGCGGGGGAATTCGACCTCAAGCAATTCTACGACACAACAGACTACCCGCCACTTGATGGATGCCTTTTTACATGA
- the LOC120257513 gene encoding peptidyl serine alpha-galactosyltransferase yields MATPMMAAVVTAVLVVGLVMAAEAVEVGEVGWRIHTLFSVECQDYFDWQTVGLMHSFRKARQPGPITRLLSCTPEERARYRGMGLAPTLEVPSMSRHPQTGDWYPAINKPAGVVHWLKNSKEAENVDWVVILDADMIIRGPIIPWELGVEKGKPVAAYYGYLVGCDNILAQLHTKHPELCDKVGGLLAMHIDDLKALAPMWLSKTEEVREDRAHWGTNITGDIYGQGWISEMYGYSFGAAEVGLHHKINDDLMIYPGYIPRPGVEPILFHYGLPFKVGNWSFSKLEHHEDGIVYECNRLFPPPPFPREVQMMEADPNVRQSLFLSIECINTLNEGLLFHHASMGCPKPQWSRYLSFLKSQKFSELTKPKYWNHPELGSQISKETQRSDEPVEPNPKIHTLFSTECSPYFDWQTVGLMHSFYLSGQPGNITRLLSCTEKDLEQYKGRDLAPTHYVPSMSRHPLTGDWYPAINKPAAVVHWLNHVETDAEFIVILDADMILRGPITPWEYGAKLGHPVSTPYDYLIGCDNELAKLHTRNPTACDKVGGVIIMHVEDLRKFAILWLLKTEEVRADKAHYATKFTGDIYESGWISEMYGYSFGAAELNLRHIIRKDILIYPGYVPEPGINYRVFHYGLKFSVGNWSFDKADWRNTDVVNTCWAKFPEPPNASSLSSEDEDILKRDKLSIECAETLNKALVLHYKRRNCPTSNVIGNQKPAIVSNEISLKTDGVLPNIRTPAHGDTSNSSSQPESNNGNTRIRIWMVGLWAVSVIGFLAVMSMILSNRKGDGSRVKANNRYKKAYVGPSDNATSCQLHNKHLLEAEMASEA; encoded by the exons ATGGCCACTCCGATGATGGCGGCGGTGGTGACGGCGGTGCTGGTGGTGGGGCTGGTCATGGCGGCAGAGGCGGTGGAGGTTGGGGAGGTGGGCTGGAGGATTCACACGTTGTTCTCTGTTGAATGCCAGGACTACTTCGATTGGCAAACGGTGGGGTTGATGCACAGCTTCCGCAAGGCTCGGCAACCTGGGCCTATCACTCGCCTTCTCAGCTGCACGCCGGAGGAGCGTGCTCGGTACCGTGGAATGGGTCTTGCTCCGACGCTTGAAGTTCCGTCAATGAGCCGTCACCCGCAGACTGGTGATTg GTATCCGGCTATCAATAAACCAGCAGGTGTTGTGCATTGGCTTAAAAATAGCAAAGAAGCTGAGAATGTTGATTGGGTTGTAATCTTAGATGCAGATATGATCATTAGAGGTCCTATCATTCCATGGGAACTAGGAGTAGAAAAGGGCAAACCTGTTGCTGCGTATTATGG GTATTTAGTGGGATGTGATAATATTCTGGCTCAGTTGCACACAAAGCATCCAGAACTATGTGACAAGGTTGGTGGGCTTTTGGCCATGCATATTGATGATCTGAAGGCCTTAGCACCCATGTGGCTCTCAAAGACTGAGGAAGTGCGTGAAGATAGGGCTCATTGGGGTACCAATATAACTGGTGATATTTATGGTCAGGGTTGGATCAGTGAAATGTATGGATATTCATTTGGTGCTGCAGAG GTAGGTCTTCACCACAAGATAAATGATGATTTGATGATCTACCCAGGTTATATTCCAAGGCCTGGTGTTGAACCTATTCTATTTCACTATGGCTTGCCATTCAAAGTTGGAAACTGGTCTTTCAGTAAATTGGAACATCATGAAGATGGCATTGTTTATGAGTGCAACCGCCTTTTTCCGCCACCCCCTTTCCCTAGAGAG gttCAAATGATGGAAGCTGATCCAAATGTAAGGCAAAGTTTGTTCTTAAGCATAGAATGTATTAATACATTAAATGAAGGACTTCTATTTCACCATGCATCAATGGGATGTCCTAAGCCTCAATGGTCAAGGTACTTGAGTTTTCTGAAAAGTCAAAAATTTTCAGAGCTCACGAAACCAAAATATTGGAATCATCCTGAGCTGGGAAGCCAGATATCTAAGGAAACACAACGTTCAGATGAACCAGTGGAACCAAATCCAAAGATACATACTCTTTTTTCTACTGAATGCTCGCCTTATTTTGACTGGCAAACTGTAGGTCTTATGCATAGTTTCTACCTAAGTGGTCAACCTGGTAATATCACACGCCTTCTCAGTTGCACTGAGAAAGACCTTGAGCAATATAAGGGCCGTGATCTTGCTCCTACACATTATGTTCCATCTATGAGCCGGCATCCACTGACAGGAGACTG GTATCCTGCAATAAATAAGCCAGCTGCTGTTGTCCACTGGCTTAATCATGTGGAGACTGATGCGGAGTTTATAGTCATTCTGGATGCTGATATGATTCTCAGGGGCCCAATCACACCGTGGGAATATGGTGCAAAACTTGGCCATCCTGTTTCGACTCCCTATGA CTACCTTATTGGTTGTGATAATGAGCTTGCAAAACTGCATACTCGGAATCCAACTGCCTGTGACAAAGTTGGTGGTGTCATAATTATGCACGTAGAAGATCTGCGAAAGTTTGCTATACTGTGGCTGCTCAAGACAGAAGAGGTCCGAGCTGACAAAGCTCACTACGCAACCAAATTCACTGGGGATATATATGAATCTGGCTGGATTAGTGAGATGTATGGTTACTCCTTTGGTGCAGCTGAG TTAAATCTGAGGCATATCATAAGAAAGGACATACTCATTTACCCAGGCTATGTTCCTGAACCTGGCATCAACTACAGAGTCTTCCATTATGGGTTAAAATTCAGTGTCGGCAACTGGAGCTTTGACAAAGCTGACTGGAGGAATACTGATGTGGTAAACACATGCTGGGCAAAGTTTCCTGAGCCTCCTAATGCTTCAAGTCTCTCCTCAGAGGATGAAGATATCCTAAAAAGGGATAAGCTTAGCATTGAATGTGCGGAGACATTAAATAAAGCTCTTGTTTTGCATTATAAGCGGAGGAATTGTCCTACTTCAAATGTTATTGGCAATCAGAAGCCAGCAATAGTTAGTAATGAGATTTCCTTGAAAACAGATGGTGTCTTACCTAACATACGAACTCCTGCACACGGTGATACTTCTAATTCATCCTCACAACCTGAATCAAACAATGGCAACACAAGGATAAGGATTTGGATGGTCGGGCTTTGGGCTGTTTCTGTCATTGGCTTCTTAGCGGTTATGTCTATGATTCTTTCAAACCGTAAAGGGGATGGATCTAGAGTGAAGGCTAATAATAGATACAAGAAAGCATATGTTGGACCTTCCGACAACGCTACTTCCTGTCAGCTCCACAATAAGCACCTCCTGGAAGCAGAAATGGCATCTGAAGCTTGA